A genomic stretch from Lathyrus oleraceus cultivar Zhongwan6 chromosome 2, CAAS_Psat_ZW6_1.0, whole genome shotgun sequence includes:
- the LOC127123148 gene encoding metalloendoproteinase 1, which translates to MMNLYQFELFLFLLLIILNTTYQQSPQSDEPLPINIKVVSEIKQYLYDFGYLKESKMDFDEVLDKDTVSAIKTYQQFFNLQVTGELNTETLQQISLPRCGVPDMNFEYGFTVPDMNFEYGFPDATNTSKPKGNKWFPKGTKTLTYGFHPIIDMSIYLTDVIRNAFTRWSTTTRIMSFNETTYDDADIKIVFYIIYYNDVKSGDIDLESVAMHQIGHLLGLDHSSHNESIMYPAILPSQKRNVQITDSDNKTIQQLYTTDAIKDSANSGYTTDAIKDNANSGYITNATKDNYSGSFKLFVSSSGFLTSLFLGITLLGLLN; encoded by the exons ATGATGAACTTATATCAATTTGAATTGTTCTTATTCCTTCTCCTTATCATTCTCAATACAACCTACCAACAATCTCCTCAATCAGATGAACCGCTACCAATAAATATTAAAGTCGTATCTGAAATCAAACAATATTTGTACGATTTTGGCTACCTCAAAGAGTCAAAGATGGACTTCGATGAAGTTCTAGACAAAGATACAGTATCCGCTATTAAAACCTACCAACAGTTTTTCAATCTCCAAGTTACCGGTGAACTAAATACTGAGACTTTACAACAAATATCGTTACCACGATGCGGTGTTCCAGATATGAACTTCGAGTATGGCTTTACCGTTCCAGATATGAACTTCGAGTATGGCTTTCCCGATGCAACTAATACATCGAAACCGAAAGGAAACAAGTGGTTTCCTAAGGGCACGAAAACTCTCACCTATGGTTTTCATCCCATAATTGATATGTCAATCTACCTGACCGACGTGATCAGAAATGCCTTCACGCGATGGTCGACGACCACTAGGATCATGAGTTTCAACGAGACAACATACGATGACGCTGACATTAAAATTGTATTCTACATTATTTATTACAACGAT GTTAAGTCGG GAGACATTGATTTGGAGAGTGTGGCAATGCATCAAATAGGCCATTTGCTTGGACTTGATCATTCTTCCCATAATGAGTCAATTATGTATCCAGCAATATTGCCATCACAAAAAAGGAACGTGCAGATTACAGATTCTGATAACAAAACCATTCAACAACTCTATACCACCGATGCTATCAAAGACAGTGCAAACTCTGGTTATACCACCGATGCTATCAAAGACAATGCAAACTCTGGTTATATCACCAATGCTACAAAAGACAATTATAGTGGGAGCTTCAAACTTTTTGTGTCTAGTTCTGGTTTTCTTACCTCTTTGTTCCTTGGAATTACTTTGTTGGGTTTGTTGAACTAG